A region of Enoplosus armatus isolate fEnoArm2 chromosome 14, fEnoArm2.hap1, whole genome shotgun sequence DNA encodes the following proteins:
- the vps4b gene encoding vacuolar protein sorting-associated protein 4B isoform X2: protein MEPTNLQKAIAIAQKASEEDQAENYEEAIRSYQHAVKYFLHIVKREPQGKEGNQKIRDKCKQYLDRVEELQEYLVNKEKAIDLASKAAQEDKAQNYEEALRLYQAAVKYFLHVVKYEAQGDKARQSIRAKCAEYLDRAEKLNEYLKKKEKAPPAKPVKESQSDDKGNESDEGDDPEKKKFQNQLSGAIVMEKPNIKWNDVAGLEGAKEALKEAVILPIKFPHLFTGKRTPWRGILLFGPPGTGKSYLAKAVATEANNSTFFSISSSDLVSKWLGESEKLVKNLFSLAREHKPSIIFIDEIDSLCGSRSENESEAARRIKTEFLVQMQGVGNDNEGVLVLGATNIPWTLDSAIRRRFEKRIYIPLPEEHARSFMFKLNLGSTPNSITESDFVTLGKKTDGYSGADISIIVRDALMQPVRKVQSATHFKRVRGPSRTDPNAVVDDLLTPCSPGDPNAIEMTWMEVPGEKLMEPIVCMSDMMRSQANTKPTVNEQDLDKLKKFTEDFGQEG from the exons ATGGAGCCAACGAATCTACAG AAAGCTATTGCCATAGCACAGAAGGCCTCAGAGGAAGACCAGGCTGAGAACTATGAGGAGGCCATCCGCTCCTACCAACATGCTGTCAAGTACTTTCTGCACATTGTAAAAC GTGAACCCCAGGGTAAAGAAGGCAACCAGAAAATCCGAGATAAATGTAAACAGTACCTGGACAGAGTGGAAGAACTACAGGAGTACCTAGTGAATAAAGAG AAAGCCATTGATCTTGCCAGCAAGGCGGCTCAGGAGGATAAAGCTCAGAACTACGAGGAGGCTCTGCGTTTGTACCAAGCTGCTGTTAAATACTTCCTCCATGTGGTGAAAT ATGAAGCCCAGGGTGACAAAGCTAGACAGAGCATCCGGGCAAAATGTGCTGAGTACttggacagagcagagaagttGAATGAGTAtctaaagaagaaagaaaaagctccTCCTGCAAAGCCCGTCAAAGAGTCACAGTCTGACGACAAAGG gaATGAAAGCGATGAAGGTGATGatccagagaagaagaagttccAAAATCAACTCTCAG GTGCAATTGTTATGGAGAAACCAAACATCAAATGGAATGATGTTGCTGGTTTAGAGGGAGCAAAGGAGGCACTGAAAGAAGCTGTTATTCTTCCAATCAAATTCCCCCACCTTTTCACAG GAAAGAGAACTCCATGGAGAGGGATCTTGCTCTTTGGACCTCCAGGTACAGGAAAGTCCTATCTGGCTAAAGCTGTTGCCACAGAGGCAAACAACTCAaccttcttctccatctcctcatctGACCTTGTCTCCAAATGGCTGGGAGAGAGTGAAAA GTTGGTGAAGAATCTTTTTAGCCTTGCAAGGGAGCACAAGCCTTCTATCATCTTCATTGACGAGATCGACTCCCTGTGTGGCTCAAGAAGTGAGAACGAGAGCGAGGCTGCTCGGCGTATTAAGACAGAGTTCCTGGTTCAGATGCAGG GTGTGGGAAATGACAATGAGGGAGTGCTGGTACTTGGCGCAACAAACATCCCATGGACGCTAGACTCAGCCATCAGAAGAAG ATTTGAGAAGAGGATCTACATCCCCCTGCCTGAAGAGCACGCCCGCTCCTTCATGTTCAAGCTCAATCTGGGCTCGACCCCCAACAGTATCACAGAGTCTGACTTTGTCACTCTGGGCAAGAAGACAGATGGATACTCAGGAGCAGATATCAGTATCATTGTCAGAGACGCTCTAATGCAACCTGTTCGAAAGGTCCAGTCAGCAACCCACTTCAAACGG GTTCGAGGTCCATCAAGAACTGACCCCAACGCTGTTGTAGATGACCTCTTGACCCCTTGCTCACCTGGCGATCCCAACGCAATTGAAATGACATGGATGGAGGTTCCTGGGGAGAAGCTAATGGAACCTATAGTATGCATG TCTGACATGATGAGGTCTCAGGCCAACACAAAGCCAACAGTCAACGAACAAGATctggacaaactgaaaaaatTCACAGAGGACTTTGGGCAGGAAGGCTAG
- the vps4b gene encoding vacuolar protein sorting-associated protein 4B isoform X1, producing MEPTNLQKAIAIAQKASEEDQAENYEEAIRSYQHAVKYFLHIVKREPQGKEGNQKIRDKCKQYLDRVEELQEYLVNKEVTSVKTCTPTEDKFQKAIDLASKAAQEDKAQNYEEALRLYQAAVKYFLHVVKYEAQGDKARQSIRAKCAEYLDRAEKLNEYLKKKEKAPPAKPVKESQSDDKGNESDEGDDPEKKKFQNQLSGAIVMEKPNIKWNDVAGLEGAKEALKEAVILPIKFPHLFTGKRTPWRGILLFGPPGTGKSYLAKAVATEANNSTFFSISSSDLVSKWLGESEKLVKNLFSLAREHKPSIIFIDEIDSLCGSRSENESEAARRIKTEFLVQMQGVGNDNEGVLVLGATNIPWTLDSAIRRRFEKRIYIPLPEEHARSFMFKLNLGSTPNSITESDFVTLGKKTDGYSGADISIIVRDALMQPVRKVQSATHFKRVRGPSRTDPNAVVDDLLTPCSPGDPNAIEMTWMEVPGEKLMEPIVCMSDMMRSQANTKPTVNEQDLDKLKKFTEDFGQEG from the exons ATGGAGCCAACGAATCTACAG AAAGCTATTGCCATAGCACAGAAGGCCTCAGAGGAAGACCAGGCTGAGAACTATGAGGAGGCCATCCGCTCCTACCAACATGCTGTCAAGTACTTTCTGCACATTGTAAAAC GTGAACCCCAGGGTAAAGAAGGCAACCAGAAAATCCGAGATAAATGTAAACAGTACCTGGACAGAGTGGAAGAACTACAGGAGTACCTAGTGAATAAAGAGGTC ACTAgtgtaaaaacatgtacacCAACAGAAGATAA attTCAGAAAGCCATTGATCTTGCCAGCAAGGCGGCTCAGGAGGATAAAGCTCAGAACTACGAGGAGGCTCTGCGTTTGTACCAAGCTGCTGTTAAATACTTCCTCCATGTGGTGAAAT ATGAAGCCCAGGGTGACAAAGCTAGACAGAGCATCCGGGCAAAATGTGCTGAGTACttggacagagcagagaagttGAATGAGTAtctaaagaagaaagaaaaagctccTCCTGCAAAGCCCGTCAAAGAGTCACAGTCTGACGACAAAGG gaATGAAAGCGATGAAGGTGATGatccagagaagaagaagttccAAAATCAACTCTCAG GTGCAATTGTTATGGAGAAACCAAACATCAAATGGAATGATGTTGCTGGTTTAGAGGGAGCAAAGGAGGCACTGAAAGAAGCTGTTATTCTTCCAATCAAATTCCCCCACCTTTTCACAG GAAAGAGAACTCCATGGAGAGGGATCTTGCTCTTTGGACCTCCAGGTACAGGAAAGTCCTATCTGGCTAAAGCTGTTGCCACAGAGGCAAACAACTCAaccttcttctccatctcctcatctGACCTTGTCTCCAAATGGCTGGGAGAGAGTGAAAA GTTGGTGAAGAATCTTTTTAGCCTTGCAAGGGAGCACAAGCCTTCTATCATCTTCATTGACGAGATCGACTCCCTGTGTGGCTCAAGAAGTGAGAACGAGAGCGAGGCTGCTCGGCGTATTAAGACAGAGTTCCTGGTTCAGATGCAGG GTGTGGGAAATGACAATGAGGGAGTGCTGGTACTTGGCGCAACAAACATCCCATGGACGCTAGACTCAGCCATCAGAAGAAG ATTTGAGAAGAGGATCTACATCCCCCTGCCTGAAGAGCACGCCCGCTCCTTCATGTTCAAGCTCAATCTGGGCTCGACCCCCAACAGTATCACAGAGTCTGACTTTGTCACTCTGGGCAAGAAGACAGATGGATACTCAGGAGCAGATATCAGTATCATTGTCAGAGACGCTCTAATGCAACCTGTTCGAAAGGTCCAGTCAGCAACCCACTTCAAACGG GTTCGAGGTCCATCAAGAACTGACCCCAACGCTGTTGTAGATGACCTCTTGACCCCTTGCTCACCTGGCGATCCCAACGCAATTGAAATGACATGGATGGAGGTTCCTGGGGAGAAGCTAATGGAACCTATAGTATGCATG TCTGACATGATGAGGTCTCAGGCCAACACAAAGCCAACAGTCAACGAACAAGATctggacaaactgaaaaaatTCACAGAGGACTTTGGGCAGGAAGGCTAG
- the vps4b gene encoding vacuolar protein sorting-associated protein 4B isoform X3 produces MATNNNLQKAIDLASKAAQEDKAQNYEEALRLYQAAVKYFLHVVKYEAQGDKARQSIRAKCAEYLDRAEKLNEYLKKKEKAPPAKPVKESQSDDKGNESDEGDDPEKKKFQNQLSGAIVMEKPNIKWNDVAGLEGAKEALKEAVILPIKFPHLFTGKRTPWRGILLFGPPGTGKSYLAKAVATEANNSTFFSISSSDLVSKWLGESEKLVKNLFSLAREHKPSIIFIDEIDSLCGSRSENESEAARRIKTEFLVQMQGVGNDNEGVLVLGATNIPWTLDSAIRRRFEKRIYIPLPEEHARSFMFKLNLGSTPNSITESDFVTLGKKTDGYSGADISIIVRDALMQPVRKVQSATHFKRVRGPSRTDPNAVVDDLLTPCSPGDPNAIEMTWMEVPGEKLMEPIVCMSDMMRSQANTKPTVNEQDLDKLKKFTEDFGQEG; encoded by the exons ATGGCTACCAACAATAATTTACAG AAAGCCATTGATCTTGCCAGCAAGGCGGCTCAGGAGGATAAAGCTCAGAACTACGAGGAGGCTCTGCGTTTGTACCAAGCTGCTGTTAAATACTTCCTCCATGTGGTGAAAT ATGAAGCCCAGGGTGACAAAGCTAGACAGAGCATCCGGGCAAAATGTGCTGAGTACttggacagagcagagaagttGAATGAGTAtctaaagaagaaagaaaaagctccTCCTGCAAAGCCCGTCAAAGAGTCACAGTCTGACGACAAAGG gaATGAAAGCGATGAAGGTGATGatccagagaagaagaagttccAAAATCAACTCTCAG GTGCAATTGTTATGGAGAAACCAAACATCAAATGGAATGATGTTGCTGGTTTAGAGGGAGCAAAGGAGGCACTGAAAGAAGCTGTTATTCTTCCAATCAAATTCCCCCACCTTTTCACAG GAAAGAGAACTCCATGGAGAGGGATCTTGCTCTTTGGACCTCCAGGTACAGGAAAGTCCTATCTGGCTAAAGCTGTTGCCACAGAGGCAAACAACTCAaccttcttctccatctcctcatctGACCTTGTCTCCAAATGGCTGGGAGAGAGTGAAAA GTTGGTGAAGAATCTTTTTAGCCTTGCAAGGGAGCACAAGCCTTCTATCATCTTCATTGACGAGATCGACTCCCTGTGTGGCTCAAGAAGTGAGAACGAGAGCGAGGCTGCTCGGCGTATTAAGACAGAGTTCCTGGTTCAGATGCAGG GTGTGGGAAATGACAATGAGGGAGTGCTGGTACTTGGCGCAACAAACATCCCATGGACGCTAGACTCAGCCATCAGAAGAAG ATTTGAGAAGAGGATCTACATCCCCCTGCCTGAAGAGCACGCCCGCTCCTTCATGTTCAAGCTCAATCTGGGCTCGACCCCCAACAGTATCACAGAGTCTGACTTTGTCACTCTGGGCAAGAAGACAGATGGATACTCAGGAGCAGATATCAGTATCATTGTCAGAGACGCTCTAATGCAACCTGTTCGAAAGGTCCAGTCAGCAACCCACTTCAAACGG GTTCGAGGTCCATCAAGAACTGACCCCAACGCTGTTGTAGATGACCTCTTGACCCCTTGCTCACCTGGCGATCCCAACGCAATTGAAATGACATGGATGGAGGTTCCTGGGGAGAAGCTAATGGAACCTATAGTATGCATG TCTGACATGATGAGGTCTCAGGCCAACACAAAGCCAACAGTCAACGAACAAGATctggacaaactgaaaaaatTCACAGAGGACTTTGGGCAGGAAGGCTAG
- the kdsr gene encoding 3-dehydrosphinganine reductase, translating to MSSDEALSSTITDWLFINSWWLLLPFIMLLVVAAFIVAFVLLLYMISPLISPKPLKLNGAHVVVTGGSSGIGKCIAIECYRQGAFITLVARDEAKLLQAKKEVEKFAINDKQVVLCISVDVSSDYSQVESVIKQAQEKLGPVDMLVNCAGSSISGKFEDMEVDRFKKLMEVNYLGSVYPTRAVITTMKERRMGRIMFVSSQAGQIGLFGYTAYSPSKFALRGLAESLQMEIKPYNIYVTVAYPPDTDTPGLAEENKTKPLETKLISETSGVCQPDQVAKIIVRDAVQGNFNSSVGPDGYMLSALTCGMSPVTSITEGLQQIVTMGLFRTIALFYLGSFDSIVRRCMIQREQSKAADKRE from the exons ATGTCCTCTGACGAAGCGTTGAGCTCAACAATCACGGATTGGCTTTTCATCAATTCCTGGTGGCTCCTTCTGCCATTCATCATGCTTCTTGTAGTTGCTGCCTTCATTGTTGcctttgtgttgctgttatACATGATATCGCCTCTTATTAGTCCCAAACCTCTGAAACTGAACGGGGCCCACGTCGTG GTGACAGGAGGCTCAAGTGGGATTGGGAAATGCATTGCAATTGAGTGCTACAGGCAAGGAGCATTCATCACTCTGGTGGCACGGGATGAG GCTAAATTGCTTCAAGCTAAGAAAGAGGTGGAGAAATTTGCCATCAATGACAAGCAG GTGGTGCTCTGCATATCAGTGGATGTTTCCAGTGATTATAGCCAGGTGGAAAGTGTGATAAAACAG GCTCAAGAGAAGCTGGGGCCTGTTGATATGTTAGTGAACTGTGCTGGATCCTCCATTTCTGGAAAGTTTGAGGATATGGAAGTGGACCGTTTCAAA AAACTGATGGAAGTGAACTACCTGGGTAGCGTTTACCCGACACGGGCCGTCATAACCACCATGAAGGAGCGAAGAATGGGCCGCATCATGTTTGTGTCCTCCCAAGCGGGCCAGATTGGCCTGTTTGGATACACTGCCTACTCCCCATCCAAGTTTGCCCTGCGTGGCTTAGCAGAGTCGCTGCAGATGGAG ATAAAGCCATACAATATCTATGTGACTGTGGCCTACCCCCCTGACACTGACACTCCAGGATTGGCTGAGGAAAATAAGACAAAG CCTCTGGAGACCAAATTAATCTCTGAGACCTCTGGAGTTTGCCAACCAGACCAAGTGGCCAAAATCATTGTTCGGGATGCAGTG CAGGGGAACTTCAACAGCTCTGTGGGGCCCGATGGTTACATGCTATCAGCCCTCACCTGTGGAATGTCACCCGTCACCTCCATCACAGAAGGTCTCCAGCAG ATTGTTACCATGGGATTATTTCGGACCATCGCCCTCTTCTACCTGGGGAGTTTTGACAGCATTGTGCGCCGCTGCATGATTCAGAGGGAGCAGTCAAAAGCAGCTGACAAGAGAGAGTAA